One window of Serinus canaria isolate serCan28SL12 chromosome 3, serCan2020, whole genome shotgun sequence genomic DNA carries:
- the SOCS5 gene encoding suppressor of cytokine signaling 5, producing MDKVGKMWNNFKYRCQNLFSHEGGSQNESIVVNSNNCSSGKEKVIQITDLTQQQPSSPLRENVALQLGLSPSKNSARRNQNCVTEIPQIVEISIEKENDSCVTTGARLARRDSYSRHAPWGGKKKHSCSTKTQSSLDTEKRFGRTRSGLQRRERRYGVSSVHDMDTVSSRTVGSRSLRQRLQDTVGLCFPMRTYSKQSKPLFSNKRKIHLSELMLEKCPFPAGSDLAQKWHLIKQHTAPVSPHSTFFDTFDPSLVSTEDEEDRLRERRRLSIEEGVDPPPNAQIHTFEATAQVNPLYKLGPKLAPGMTELTGDKTITPPGNCDSEEDTTTLCLQSRRQKQRQMSGESHGHISRQGAWKVHTQIDYIHCLVPDLLQITGNPCYWGVMDRYEAEALLEGKPEGTFLLRDSAQEDYLFSVSFRRYNRSLHARIEQWNHNFSFDAHDPCVFHSSTVTGLLEHYKDPSSCMFFEPLLTVSLNRTFPFSLQYICRAVICRCTTYDGIDDLPLPSMLQDFLKEYHYKQKVRVRWLEREPIKAK from the coding sequence ATGGATAAAGTGGGAAAGATGTGGAACAATTTCAAATACAGGTGCCAGAACCTCTTTAGTCATGAGGGTGGAAGCCAAAATGAGAGTATAGTTGTGAACTCCAATAACTGCTCATCTGGTAAAGAGAAAGTCATCCAGATAACTGACTTGACTCAacaacagcccagcagcccttTGAGAGAAAATGTTGCTTTGCAATTAGGCTTAAGTCCTTCAAAGAATTCAGCAAGGCGGAACCAAAACTGTGTCACAGAAATTCCTCAGATTGTTGAAATAAGCATTGAGAAAGAGAATGACTCATGTGTCACCACAGGAGCCAGGCTTGCTCGAAGGGACTCTTATTCTCGGCATGCTCCTTGGGGTGGGAAGAAGAAGCATTCCTGCTCTACCAAAACACAGAGCTCCTTGGATACTGAAAAAAGATTTGGTAGAACACGAAGTGGtttgcagaggagggagagaaggtaCGGGGTGAGCTCAGTCCATGACATGGACACAGTATCCAGCAGGACAGTAGGTAGCCGTTCTCTGCGGCAGCGTCTCCAGGATACTGTTGGGCTGTGTTTTCCCATGAGAACTTACAGCAAACAGTCCAAACCTCTGTTTTCTAACAAAAGAAAGATCCATCTCTCTGAACTAATGCTTGAGAAATGCCCTTTTCCTGCAGGCTCAGATCTGGCCCAGAAGTGGCATCTGATTAAACAACACACAGCACCCGTGAGCCCTCATTCAACTTTCTTTGACACATTTGATCCTTCCTTGGTTTCCacagaagatgaagaagacaGACTCAGAGAGAGACGTAGGCTTAGTATTGAAGAAGGGGTTGATCCCCCTCCCAATGCCCAAATACACACTTTTGAAGCTACAGCACAGGTAAATCCATTATATAAACTGGGACCAAAGTTAGCCCCTGGTATGACTGAGCTGACCGGGGACAAAACCATAACACCTCCGGGGAACTGTGACTCCGAAGAGGACACAACAACGCTTTGCCTGCAGTCGCGGCGGCAGAAGCAGCGTCAGATGTCAGGAGAGAGCCATGGCCATATCAGCAGGCAGGGGGCTTGGAAAGTGCACACTCAGATCGATTACATCCACTGCCTCGTGCCAGACTTGCTCCAGATCACGGGTAACCCGTGTTACTGGGGCGTCATGGACCGCTACGAAGCAGAAGCACTTCTGGAGGGGAAACCCGAAGGCACTTTTTTGCTCAGGGATTCTGCGCAGGAGGACTACCTCTTCTCGGTGAGCTTCCGCCGCTACAACCGCTCGCTGCACGCACGCATCGAGCAGTGGAACCACAACTTCAGCTTTGATGCCCATGACCCCTGTGTGTTCCACTCCTCCACCGTTACGGGGCTCCTGGAACACTACAAAGACCCCAGCTCTTGCATGTTCTTTGAACCGTTGCTTACTGTATCTCTGAACAGGACCTTCCCCTTTAGTCTGCAGTATATCTGCCGGGCGGTAATCTGCAGGTGCACTACGTACGATGGAATTGATGACCTTCCTCTACCCTCAATGTTGCAAGACTTTCTAAAGGAGTATCACTATAAACAAAAAGTCAGGGTGCGATGGCTGGAGCGGGAACCTATAAAAGCAAAGTAA